In one Streptomyces sp. NBC_01288 genomic region, the following are encoded:
- a CDS encoding thioredoxin family protein yields MAERVHRPREDAEFDFILGMSRVPVLAYFTGTWPKAIEPCRVMDLVVGGIADDYTGRLTAVRADITRCPAATGRYGITGAPSYVLLKEGEAVAHGTGPMTTAEVRKFLDGHL; encoded by the coding sequence ATGGCGGAGCGGGTTCACCGACCCCGTGAGGACGCGGAGTTCGATTTCATCCTCGGGATGAGCCGAGTCCCGGTCCTCGCGTACTTCACCGGGACATGGCCCAAGGCGATCGAGCCCTGCCGGGTGATGGACCTCGTCGTGGGCGGCATCGCCGACGACTACACGGGCCGCCTGACGGCCGTCCGCGCCGACATCACCCGTTGTCCGGCCGCGACCGGGCGATACGGGATCACCGGAGCCCCGTCCTACGTCCTGCTGAAGGAGGGAGAGGCGGTGGCGCACGGCACGGGGCCCATGACCACCGCCGAGGTGCGGAAGTTCCTGGACGGCCACCTCTGA
- a CDS encoding PucR family transcriptional regulator → MGHAVRRASELALDETTVTALRAALRTTADEVVEAIIDEVPPYANALSGRMGATMRRAVRTALGHYLDLASGNATSGDAGDAAYELGRGEVRDGRSMDALLSAYRVGARVAWRCLAAGAVPAGLPAAEVAKFAELTFAYIDELSAASAAGHADELTARGRDHERHLEHLARDLLAGASPDVLLASAQRAGWQPPVSLTAVLLPAAQTRPAYRALDPSTLVLDDLPDATGVLLVPDADRSHLLRQLTERTAVVGPARPWTRASASYERAVRARSLSSDIRDTEDHLPELVLSADVDAFADLRARALAPLRTLPVATARRLEETLREWLLHQGRRDEVAAALFVHPQTVRYRMSQLRELFPDLASPHRVLELTLAVGLRGS, encoded by the coding sequence ATGGGGCATGCGGTTCGGAGGGCCAGCGAACTGGCCCTGGATGAGACGACGGTCACCGCACTTCGGGCCGCGCTGAGGACCACCGCGGACGAGGTCGTCGAGGCGATCATCGACGAGGTCCCTCCCTACGCCAACGCCCTTTCGGGCCGCATGGGCGCCACCATGCGCCGAGCCGTCCGCACCGCCCTGGGGCACTACCTGGACCTCGCGAGCGGGAACGCCACGAGCGGCGACGCCGGTGACGCGGCCTACGAGTTGGGCCGCGGCGAGGTGCGCGACGGCCGTTCGATGGACGCCCTGCTCAGCGCCTACCGCGTCGGCGCCCGCGTGGCCTGGCGATGCCTGGCGGCGGGTGCCGTACCCGCGGGTCTGCCCGCCGCCGAGGTCGCCAAGTTCGCCGAACTGACCTTCGCCTACATCGACGAGCTCTCCGCCGCGAGCGCCGCGGGCCACGCCGACGAACTGACCGCCCGGGGCAGGGACCACGAGCGCCACCTGGAACACTTGGCCCGCGACCTCCTCGCCGGCGCGAGCCCGGACGTGCTGCTGGCCTCTGCTCAACGGGCCGGGTGGCAGCCTCCGGTTTCGCTGACCGCGGTCCTGCTGCCCGCCGCCCAGACTCGGCCCGCCTACCGCGCGCTCGACCCGAGCACCCTCGTCCTCGACGATCTGCCGGACGCCACCGGTGTGCTGCTCGTCCCCGATGCCGACCGGTCGCATCTCTTGCGGCAGCTGACCGAGCGCACCGCCGTGGTCGGCCCGGCCCGGCCATGGACCCGTGCGTCCGCCTCGTACGAACGAGCCGTACGCGCGCGCTCCCTGTCCTCCGATATCCGCGACACCGAGGACCACCTGCCCGAGCTGGTGCTGAGCGCCGACGTGGACGCGTTCGCGGACCTGCGTGCCCGAGCCCTCGCACCGTTGCGGACCTTGCCTGTCGCGACCGCGCGGCGTCTGGAGGAGACGTTGCGGGAGTGGCTGCTGCACCAGGGCAGGCGGGACGAGGTGGCGGCGGCGTTGTTCGTCCATCCCCAGACGGTCCGGTACCGGATGTCGCAGCTGCGGGAGCTGTTTCCGGATCTCGCATCGCCACACCGGGTCCTTGAACTGACGCTGGCGGTCGGTCTTCGGGGCAGTTGA
- a CDS encoding ferredoxin reductase: MTSTALRTRAWKLLEMVTTPLLPSDYLDLVSPLRAGADLRGRIEAVHPETGDAATIVIRPGRGWRGHTAGQYVRIGVDVDGVRLWRAYSVTSPTDRRDGRVTITVKAIPDGKVSNHLVRRAKPGTLIQLDQATGDFVLPRAEPAKVLYLTAGSGITPVMGMLRATEFDDVAMVHCAPQPQDVIFRDELHALVADKKLRLTEVHTDTDGQLDIARLDELVPDWAERETWACGPTGLLDAAEEHWSEHGVQERLHIERFRPGIVVTGDGGEVTFSASGKTVDADGATPLLDVGEEAGVLMPSGCRMGICFGCVTPLKAGAVRDLRTGEITEAEPGVLIQTCVSAAAGPCDIER; encoded by the coding sequence ATGACGAGTACAGCCCTCCGCACCAGGGCGTGGAAACTGCTGGAGATGGTCACGACGCCGCTGCTGCCGTCGGACTACCTCGACCTGGTCAGCCCGCTGCGTGCGGGCGCCGACCTGCGAGGGCGCATCGAGGCCGTGCACCCCGAGACGGGTGACGCCGCGACCATCGTGATCAGGCCGGGCCGGGGCTGGCGCGGCCACACGGCCGGTCAGTACGTGCGGATCGGGGTCGACGTCGACGGGGTGCGCCTGTGGCGTGCCTACTCGGTCACCTCGCCGACAGACCGCCGGGACGGCCGCGTCACGATCACCGTGAAGGCGATCCCGGACGGCAAGGTCAGCAACCACCTGGTCCGCAGAGCGAAACCCGGCACGCTGATCCAACTCGACCAGGCGACCGGTGACTTCGTGCTGCCGCGGGCCGAGCCCGCCAAGGTGCTCTACCTGACGGCCGGCAGCGGCATCACGCCCGTGATGGGCATGCTGCGCGCCACCGAGTTCGACGACGTCGCCATGGTCCACTGCGCGCCCCAGCCGCAGGACGTGATCTTCCGCGACGAACTGCACGCCCTGGTCGCGGACAAGAAGCTGCGGCTCACCGAGGTGCACACCGACACGGACGGCCAGCTCGACATCGCCCGTCTCGACGAACTCGTACCCGACTGGGCCGAGCGCGAGACCTGGGCCTGCGGGCCCACGGGCCTGCTCGACGCCGCCGAGGAGCACTGGAGCGAGCACGGCGTACAAGAGCGCCTGCACATCGAACGCTTCCGTCCCGGCATCGTCGTCACCGGCGACGGCGGCGAGGTCACGTTCAGCGCCAGCGGCAAGACCGTCGATGCGGACGGCGCCACGCCGTTGCTGGACGTCGGCGAGGAGGCCGGCGTACTCATGCCCTCCGGGTGCCGCATGGGCATCTGCTTCGGCTGCGTCACGCCGCTCAAGGCGGGCGCCGTCCGCGACCTGCGCACCGGCGAGATCACCGAGGCCGAGCCGGGCGTCCTCATCCAGACCTGCGTGTCCGCCGCGGCGGGCCCCTGCGACATCGAACGGTAG
- a CDS encoding fatty acid desaturase family protein, which produces MTATDPTAHLTAEQIEELGRELDAIRDEVIAGRGEKDAAYIRKVISAQRKLELVSRGVLLFSLFPPAWLIGTAGLSVAKIMDNMEIGHNILHGQWDWMRDPKIHSTTWEWDHVSPSEQWKHSHNELHHTYTNVIGKDNDLGYGIMRVDEDQRWHPFHLGQPLWNFINACFFEYGIAAYDLELGKNLQKRRRKNPEFRERAKAVGRKIRKQVLKDYVIHPLLSGPSFLPTLAATFTANLVRNVWTHSVIMCGHFPEGVQVFERRSIKGETRGQWYLRQMMGSANISGSRAMHFMTGNLSHQIEHHLFPDLPSNRYAEVAVKVRALFEKYELEYVTGPLPKQVLSAWHKVFRLSLPNKKPKVKTPDREQELVAA; this is translated from the coding sequence TTGACCGCCACCGACCCCACCGCCCACCTGACCGCGGAGCAGATCGAGGAGCTCGGCCGCGAGCTGGACGCGATCCGCGACGAGGTGATCGCCGGCCGCGGCGAGAAGGACGCCGCCTACATCCGCAAGGTCATCTCGGCGCAGCGCAAGCTCGAACTGGTCAGCAGGGGCGTGCTGTTGTTCTCGCTCTTCCCGCCCGCGTGGCTGATCGGCACCGCCGGTCTTTCCGTGGCGAAGATCATGGACAACATGGAGATCGGCCACAACATCCTGCACGGCCAGTGGGACTGGATGCGGGACCCGAAGATCCACTCCACCACCTGGGAGTGGGATCACGTCTCGCCGTCCGAGCAGTGGAAGCACTCGCACAACGAGCTGCACCACACGTACACGAACGTGATCGGCAAGGACAACGACCTCGGCTACGGCATCATGCGCGTCGACGAGGACCAGAGGTGGCACCCGTTCCACCTCGGCCAGCCGCTGTGGAACTTCATCAACGCCTGCTTCTTCGAGTACGGCATCGCGGCGTACGACCTGGAACTCGGCAAGAACCTGCAGAAGCGTCGCCGCAAGAACCCGGAGTTCCGCGAGCGGGCCAAGGCCGTGGGCCGCAAGATCCGCAAGCAGGTGCTCAAGGACTACGTGATCCACCCGCTGCTGTCGGGCCCGTCGTTCCTCCCCACGCTCGCCGCCACGTTCACCGCGAACCTGGTCCGCAACGTCTGGACCCACTCGGTGATCATGTGCGGGCACTTCCCCGAGGGCGTGCAGGTCTTCGAACGCCGGTCGATCAAGGGCGAGACCCGCGGTCAGTGGTACCTGCGCCAGATGATGGGCTCGGCGAACATCAGCGGCAGCAGGGCCATGCACTTCATGACCGGCAACCTGTCGCACCAGATCGAGCACCACCTGTTCCCGGACCTGCCGAGCAACCGGTACGCCGAGGTCGCGGTGAAGGTGCGCGCGCTGTTCGAGAAGTACGAGCTGGAGTACGTCACCGGGCCGCTGCCCAAGCAGGTGCTCTCCGCGTGGCACAAGGTCTTCCGGCTCTCACTGCCGAACAAGAAGCCCAAGGTCAAGACGCCGGACCGCGAACAGGAGCTCGTCGCGGCCTGA
- a CDS encoding pirin family protein produces MSNLDREAVPALCGGRGFVVAEPVRELLSPRRVQLGESTEVRRLLPNLGRRMVGAWCFVDHYGPDDIADEPGMQVPPHPHMGLQTVSWLHEGEVLHRDSTGSVATIRPRELGLMTSGRAISHAEQSPKTHARFLHGAQLWVALPDSDRHVEPHFEHHAELPVVTAPGLRATIVLGDVDGAASPGTTYTPIVGADLALAAGADVRLPLEPDFEYAVLAMSGEAHVDGVPVLPGSMLYLGCGRTELPLRAASDAGLMLLGGEPFDEELIMFWNWIGRTQEEIQQAREDWMTGSRFGEVKGYDGAPLPAPELPPVGLKPRGRVR; encoded by the coding sequence ATGAGCAATCTTGATCGCGAAGCGGTTCCGGCCCTGTGCGGCGGCCGCGGTTTCGTGGTGGCGGAGCCCGTCCGTGAACTCCTCAGCCCGCGCCGGGTGCAACTCGGCGAGTCCACCGAGGTCCGCCGACTGCTGCCCAATCTGGGCCGCCGTATGGTCGGCGCGTGGTGCTTCGTAGATCACTACGGTCCTGACGACATCGCCGACGAGCCCGGGATGCAGGTGCCCCCGCACCCCCACATGGGTCTACAGACGGTGAGCTGGCTGCACGAGGGCGAGGTGCTGCACCGCGACTCGACCGGCAGCGTCGCGACGATCCGCCCGCGCGAACTGGGCCTCATGACCTCCGGCCGCGCGATCAGCCACGCCGAACAGAGCCCCAAGACGCACGCCCGCTTCCTGCACGGCGCGCAGCTCTGGGTCGCCCTTCCCGACAGCGACCGTCATGTCGAGCCGCACTTCGAGCACCACGCCGAACTGCCGGTCGTCACGGCGCCGGGCCTGCGCGCCACGATCGTCCTCGGCGACGTCGACGGCGCGGCCTCGCCCGGCACGACGTACACCCCGATCGTCGGCGCGGACCTGGCCCTCGCCGCCGGAGCGGACGTACGCCTGCCGCTGGAACCGGACTTCGAGTACGCCGTCCTCGCCATGTCCGGCGAGGCCCACGTCGACGGCGTCCCGGTCCTCCCGGGCTCCATGCTCTACCTCGGCTGTGGCCGCACCGAACTCCCGCTGCGCGCCGCGTCGGACGCGGGCCTGATGCTGCTGGGGGGCGAGCCGTTCGACGAGGAGCTGATCATGTTCTGGAACTGGATCGGACGCACGCAGGAGGAGATCCAGCAGGCCCGTGAGGACTGGATGACAGGGTCTCGGTTCGGTGAGGTGAAGGGGTACGACGGGGCGCCGCTGCCGGCTCCTGAACTGCCTCCCGTGGGGTTGAAGCCGCGAGGCAGAGTGCGCTGA
- a CDS encoding MarR family winged helix-turn-helix transcriptional regulator gives MSTASKGATPGFLVWRLSMKWRVAVDRAVAPLGLTHAQYSLVASLYGMQRSGLRPSQRHLADHTGLEALYVSKLARALESAGLVERTRDPRDPRAVQLALTEQGREVTRRAIKVVHGLLEQLLEPLGGLDSARAREFSRDLVTLLDTPLAPVPASEHEKEQS, from the coding sequence ATGAGTACGGCATCCAAGGGCGCGACGCCCGGTTTCCTGGTCTGGCGACTGTCGATGAAGTGGCGCGTGGCGGTCGACCGCGCGGTGGCACCCCTGGGACTGACCCATGCGCAGTACTCCCTGGTGGCGTCGCTGTACGGCATGCAGCGCTCCGGGCTGCGCCCCAGTCAGCGTCACCTCGCCGACCACACCGGACTCGAAGCCCTCTACGTCTCGAAGCTGGCCCGCGCCCTGGAGTCCGCCGGCCTCGTCGAGCGCACCCGGGACCCCCGGGACCCACGTGCGGTCCAACTGGCCCTCACCGAACAGGGCCGCGAGGTGACCCGGCGGGCGATCAAGGTCGTCCACGGACTTCTGGAGCAGTTGCTGGAACCGCTCGGCGGTCTCGACAGCGCACGGGCCCGGGAGTTCAGCCGGGACCTGGTGACCCTGCTCGACACACCCCTTGCACCTGTCCCCGCGAGTGAGCACGAGAAGGAGCAGTCATGA
- a CDS encoding MarR family winged helix-turn-helix transcriptional regulator, with protein MTTTATPADARTLGLAHYAARAVLERVLTRHGLGFQQQIVLRPVALAAGPVDRGQLAADTVAALKVDEGSVRGTIDELITAGLLATDASAVRITDAGRALYERIVEETSAASARIWGDIPEEELVAAGRVLTLVAERANAELATTGR; from the coding sequence ATGACCACCACCGCAACTCCCGCGGACGCCCGCACGCTCGGCCTGGCCCACTACGCCGCCCGCGCCGTCCTGGAGCGCGTCCTCACCCGCCACGGCCTCGGCTTCCAGCAGCAGATCGTCCTGCGGCCGGTCGCTCTCGCCGCCGGGCCCGTCGACCGCGGACAGCTCGCCGCGGACACCGTCGCGGCCCTGAAGGTCGACGAGGGCTCCGTGCGGGGCACCATCGACGAACTGATCACGGCCGGGCTCCTCGCGACGGACGCGTCCGCGGTGCGGATCACGGACGCGGGCCGGGCCCTGTACGAACGGATCGTGGAGGAGACGAGCGCGGCGAGCGCCCGTATCTGGGGCGACATCCCCGAGGAGGAACTGGTGGCGGCCGGTCGCGTGCTGACCCTGGTCGCCGAGCGGGCGAACGCGGAGCTGGCCACCACCGGAAGGTAG
- a CDS encoding tetratricopeptide repeat protein has translation MDMTYYDHGTPAERWERAGMFFDAKDYAAAARVLGGLVEEVPEQTGPRLLLARSYYHSAQLRRAEAELRVLVERDPVEHYARLMLGRTLERQGRHEEAGSHLRIASALAGDFEQV, from the coding sequence GTGGACATGACGTACTACGACCACGGAACACCGGCGGAACGCTGGGAGCGCGCGGGGATGTTCTTCGACGCCAAGGACTACGCCGCGGCGGCGCGGGTGTTGGGCGGGCTGGTCGAGGAGGTGCCCGAGCAGACCGGGCCGCGCCTGCTGCTGGCGCGCTCCTACTACCACTCGGCCCAACTGCGGCGCGCCGAGGCCGAGTTGCGTGTCCTTGTGGAGCGTGACCCGGTGGAGCACTACGCGCGGCTGATGCTGGGCCGCACGCTGGAGCGCCAGGGGCGGCACGAGGAGGCCGGCTCGCATCTGCGGATCGCCTCGGCGCTCGCGGGTGACTTCGAGCAGGTCTGA
- a CDS encoding PepSY-associated TM helix domain-containing protein, producing the protein MSTAPSTTTAEAPQEPTPAPSPSRWAPLRPLVLRLHFYAGVLVAPFLLVAATTGFLYAGAFQAERIVYAHELTVSVGDRELPISQQVTAARTAHPEGTVSAVRPSPEAGATTRVMLSGVKGTAADHTLAVFVDPYTGKVRGALEQYGSTGGLPLRTWIDELHRDLQLGETGRLYSEFAASWLWVIAGGGLVLWFSRRRALRKVRGTSGRRRTLGLHGTVGVWSAVGFIFLSATGLTWSTYAGANIDQLRTSLGQSTPSVSAAASGEHAGHGGSTSTGDAQHGVGLDKILAAARAEGLGNPVEIVPPADANSAYVVRQVQRSWPEKQDAVAVDPATGKVTDELRFADYPLLAKLTRWGIDLHTGVLFGLVNQIALMLLAGSLILLIVWGYRMWWQRGRGSSFGRPIPRGAWAQLSPLLLVPSLAAIAVLGYFVPLLGIPLAAFIAVDVVLGEIAHRRGQRTYAR; encoded by the coding sequence ATGTCCACCGCTCCCTCGACCACCACGGCCGAGGCCCCGCAGGAGCCCACCCCGGCACCGTCCCCCAGCCGCTGGGCCCCGCTGCGCCCCCTGGTCCTGCGTCTGCACTTCTACGCCGGAGTGCTCGTCGCCCCGTTCCTGCTCGTCGCCGCCACCACCGGCTTCCTGTACGCCGGTGCCTTCCAAGCCGAACGGATCGTGTACGCCCATGAGTTGACCGTCTCCGTCGGCGACCGCGAACTTCCGATATCGCAGCAGGTGACCGCCGCCCGCACGGCGCACCCCGAGGGAACGGTCTCGGCGGTCCGCCCCTCCCCGGAGGCCGGTGCCACCACCCGCGTGATGCTCTCCGGCGTCAAGGGCACAGCCGCCGACCACACCCTCGCGGTGTTCGTCGACCCGTACACCGGAAAGGTCCGCGGCGCGCTCGAACAGTACGGCTCGACCGGCGGGCTCCCGCTGCGCACCTGGATCGACGAACTCCACCGCGATCTCCAACTCGGCGAAACCGGCCGCCTGTACAGCGAGTTCGCCGCGAGCTGGCTGTGGGTCATCGCGGGCGGTGGCCTGGTGCTGTGGTTCTCCCGCCGCCGCGCCCTGCGCAAGGTGCGCGGCACGAGCGGCCGCCGCCGCACCCTCGGCCTGCACGGCACGGTGGGTGTCTGGAGCGCCGTGGGCTTCATCTTCCTCTCGGCGACCGGACTGACCTGGTCGACCTACGCGGGCGCCAACATCGACCAACTCCGCACCTCCCTGGGCCAGTCCACCCCATCGGTGTCGGCCGCGGCGAGCGGCGAGCACGCGGGCCACGGCGGCTCCACCTCGACCGGCGACGCCCAACACGGCGTAGGACTCGACAAGATCCTCGCCGCCGCGCGCGCCGAAGGGCTCGGCAACCCCGTCGAGATCGTCCCGCCCGCCGACGCCAACTCCGCGTACGTCGTCCGGCAGGTGCAGCGCAGCTGGCCCGAGAAACAGGATGCCGTCGCCGTCGACCCCGCCACCGGCAAGGTCACCGACGAACTCCGGTTCGCGGACTACCCGTTGCTCGCCAAACTGACCCGCTGGGGCATCGACCTGCACACCGGCGTCCTCTTCGGCCTCGTCAACCAGATCGCCCTGATGCTGCTCGCGGGCTCACTGATCCTGCTGATCGTGTGGGGCTACCGCATGTGGTGGCAGCGCGGCCGGGGTTCGTCCTTCGGCCGCCCGATCCCGCGCGGCGCCTGGGCCCAGTTGTCGCCGCTGCTCCTGGTCCCGAGTCTGGCGGCGATCGCCGTACTCGGTTACTTCGTACCGCTGTTGGGCATCCCGCTGGCCGCGTTCATCGCCGTGGACGTGGTGCTGGGCGAGATCGCGCACCGGCGAGGGCAGCGGACGTACGCGAGGTAG
- a CDS encoding peptide deformylase — MALPSDRVPLAERVEELLAVGGPLPIVSAGDPVLRRGIEPFDGQLEPALLARFVEALRVTMHEAPGVGVAAPQVGVGLRIAVIEDPAPVPDEVRVARGRVPQPFRALVNPSYEPVGDGRAAFFEGCLSVPGWQAVVARHASVRLTGQDEHGRAVDEVFTGWPARIVQHETDHLDGLLYLDRAELRSLSSNEAMAERWAQPTPDAASAALGFELP; from the coding sequence ATGGCACTTCCCAGTGATCGCGTACCCCTGGCCGAGCGGGTCGAGGAACTCCTCGCCGTCGGCGGCCCGTTGCCCATCGTCTCGGCCGGCGACCCGGTGCTCAGGCGCGGAATCGAGCCGTTCGACGGGCAGTTGGAGCCCGCGCTGCTGGCCCGGTTCGTCGAGGCGTTGCGCGTGACCATGCACGAGGCACCGGGGGTGGGTGTCGCGGCGCCGCAGGTCGGGGTGGGGCTGCGGATCGCGGTGATCGAGGATCCGGCGCCGGTGCCGGACGAGGTGCGGGTGGCGCGCGGGCGGGTGCCGCAGCCGTTCCGGGCGCTGGTCAATCCGTCGTACGAGCCCGTCGGTGACGGTCGGGCCGCGTTCTTCGAGGGGTGCCTGAGCGTGCCGGGCTGGCAGGCCGTGGTCGCGCGGCACGCCTCGGTGCGGCTGACCGGGCAGGACGAGCACGGGCGGGCGGTGGACGAGGTGTTCACCGGGTGGCCCGCGCGGATCGTCCAGCACGAGACGGACCACCTCGACGGCCTGCTCTACCTGGACCGGGCCGAGCTGCGCTCACTGTCCTCGAACGAGGCGATGGCGGAGCGCTGGGCGCAGCCGACACCGGATGCGGCGTCGGCTGCGCTCGGGTTCGAGCTGCCGTAG
- a CDS encoding dihydrolipoyl dehydrogenase family protein, whose amino-acid sequence MTETESIAYDVVVLGAGPVGENVADRTRAAGLSTAIVESELVGGECSYWACMPSKALLRPVIARADARRVPGLGHLVQGPLDTAAVLAHRDYEASGWKDDGQVQWLDGIAADLYRGQGRLDGPRRVTVTGPDGVRHVLTARHAVAVCTGTRALLPDMPGLDEIKPWTSREATSAKAAPGRLIVVGGGVVAVEMATAWQALGSRVTLLVRGKGLLPRMEPFAGELVADALTEAGVDVRTGTSVAFVTRENGTVMASIEGGDRFEADEILFATGRAPQTDDIGLDTIGLAPGSWLTVDDTLRVPDSDWLYAVGDVNHRALLTHQGKYQARIAGAAIAARAEGVPLLETDPWGAHSATADHDAVPQVVFTDPEAASVGLSLAEAEQAGHRVRAVDVEFSSVAGAGLYADGYRGRARMIVDLDEEILRGVTFVGPGVGELIHSATIAVAGQVPINRLWHAVPSYPTISEVWLRLLEAYRG is encoded by the coding sequence ATGACGGAAACGGAATCCATCGCGTACGACGTCGTGGTGCTCGGGGCCGGGCCCGTGGGGGAGAACGTCGCCGACCGCACCCGTGCGGCCGGTCTCTCCACCGCGATCGTGGAGAGCGAACTGGTCGGCGGCGAGTGCTCGTACTGGGCGTGCATGCCCAGCAAGGCCCTGCTGCGCCCGGTCATCGCCCGCGCCGACGCCCGCCGGGTGCCCGGCCTCGGCCACCTCGTCCAAGGCCCCCTCGACACCGCCGCGGTGCTCGCCCACCGCGACTACGAGGCCTCGGGCTGGAAGGACGACGGCCAGGTCCAGTGGCTCGACGGCATCGCCGCCGACCTCTACCGCGGCCAGGGCCGCCTCGACGGCCCCCGCAGGGTGACGGTGACGGGCCCCGACGGCGTCCGGCACGTCCTCACGGCCCGGCACGCCGTGGCGGTCTGCACCGGCACCCGCGCCCTTCTGCCGGACATGCCCGGACTCGACGAGATCAAGCCGTGGACAAGCCGCGAGGCCACCAGCGCCAAGGCCGCGCCCGGCCGGCTCATCGTGGTCGGCGGCGGGGTCGTCGCCGTCGAGATGGCGACCGCCTGGCAGGCCCTCGGCTCCCGCGTCACCCTTCTCGTCCGCGGCAAGGGCCTGCTGCCCCGCATGGAGCCCTTCGCCGGCGAACTGGTCGCCGACGCGCTCACCGAGGCCGGCGTCGACGTGCGCACGGGTACGTCCGTCGCGTTCGTGACCCGCGAGAACGGTACCGTCATGGCCTCCATCGAAGGCGGCGACCGCTTCGAGGCCGACGAGATCCTCTTCGCCACCGGACGCGCCCCGCAGACCGACGACATCGGCCTCGACACGATCGGCCTGGCACCGGGCTCCTGGCTGACGGTGGACGACACCCTGCGCGTCCCGGACAGCGACTGGCTGTACGCGGTCGGCGACGTCAACCACCGCGCCCTCCTCACCCATCAGGGCAAGTACCAGGCCCGTATCGCGGGCGCGGCGATCGCCGCCCGCGCCGAGGGCGTCCCGTTGCTGGAGACCGACCCGTGGGGCGCCCACTCGGCCACCGCCGACCACGACGCCGTACCCCAGGTCGTCTTCACCGACCCGGAGGCCGCGTCCGTCGGCCTCTCCCTCGCCGAGGCCGAACAGGCCGGCCACCGCGTCCGCGCGGTCGACGTCGAGTTCTCCTCGGTCGCCGGCGCGGGCCTCTACGCCGACGGCTACCGAGGCCGCGCCCGCATGATCGTCGACCTGGACGAGGAGATCCTGCGCGGCGTGACGTTCGTAGGCCCCGGCGTGGGCGAACTGATCCACTCGGCCACGATCGCCGTCGCCGGCCAGGTCCCGATCAACCGCCTGTGGCACGCGGTCCCGTCGTACCCGACGATCAGCGAGGTGTGGTTGCGGTTGCTGGAGGCGTACCGCGGCTGA
- the trxA gene encoding thioredoxin, whose amino-acid sequence MTTTVELTKENFDQTVTDNDFVLIDFWASWCGPCRQFAPVYEKAADENPDLVFGKIDTEAQPELAQAFGIQSIPTLMIVRDRVAVFAQPGALPEAALTDVIGQARKLDMDEVRKSVEEQQAQAEQNGQ is encoded by the coding sequence ATGACCACCACCGTGGAGCTCACCAAGGAGAACTTCGACCAGACGGTCACGGACAACGACTTCGTCCTGATCGACTTCTGGGCGTCCTGGTGCGGGCCGTGCCGTCAGTTCGCCCCGGTCTACGAGAAGGCGGCCGACGAGAACCCGGACCTCGTCTTCGGCAAGATCGACACCGAGGCCCAGCCCGAGCTGGCCCAGGCCTTCGGCATCCAGTCGATCCCCACGCTGATGATCGTCCGCGACCGCGTCGCCGTGTTCGCCCAGCCCGGCGCCCTGCCGGAGGCCGCCCTGACGGACGTCATCGGCCAGGCCCGCAAGCTCGACATGGACGAGGTCCGCAAGTCCGTCGAGGAGCAGCAGGCGCAGGCCGAGCAGAACGGTCAGTAA